One Danio rerio strain Tuebingen ecotype United States chromosome 9, GRCz12tu, whole genome shotgun sequence genomic region harbors:
- the dhrs9 gene encoding dehydrogenase/reductase SDR family member 9 isoform X1 — MKFNLQFTFLFLVSSYFRLCVCVLMSVCLSSRRQMAPFGVKVLCIEPGFFKTIVTDFNIVESTLHRLWNKLPQEVKDEYGSDYVDKTKLTAKELLEKLADGDLMKVVSCMEHAVAAVHPRTRYSPGWDAKFFWLPLSYMPTFISDALLLKKAVQPKASIL, encoded by the exons atgaagtttAACTTAcagtttacatttctttttttagtgTCCAGTTATTtccgcttgtgtgtgtgtgtattgatgagtgtgtgtttgtcttccAGGAGGCAAATGGCACCGTTTGGAGTGAAGGTTTTGTGCATTGAGCCTGGATTCTTCAAGACCATCGTCACTGACTTCAATATCGTGGAGAGTACTTTGCACAGATTATGGAATAAACTGCCTCAGGAGGTCAAGGATGAGTACGGCAGCGACTACGTTGACAAGA CAAAGCTGACGGCCAAGGAATTGTTGGAGAAGCTGGCGGACGGGGATCTGATGAAGGTGGTGAGCTGTATGGAGCATGCAGTGGCTGCTGTTCATCCTCGGACACGATATTCTCCGGGCTGGGATGCCAAGTTCTTCTGGCTGCCTCTGTCCTACATGCCAACCTTCATCTCAGATGCTTTACTCCTGAAAAAGGCTGTTCAACCAAAAGCTTCTATTCTGTGA
- the dhrs9 gene encoding dehydrogenase/reductase SDR family member 9 (The RefSeq protein has 1 substitution compared to this genomic sequence), with amino-acid sequence MYLYIAGLVVLFYVYRWFRELGRVSNKSEKFVYITGCDTGFGNLLARHLDTKGFRVIAGCYSEKGEDELKKICSDRLITLHLDVTDNENVKKAAETIKSLVGQKGLWAVVNNAGIAFPTAPNDWLEIEDFTPMINVNLIGVIAVTLSVLPLIKKAKGRVVNVASVFGRISTLGGAYCITKYGVEAFNDALRRQMAPFGVKVLCIEPGFFKTIVTDFNIVESTLHRLWNKLPQEVKDEYGSDYVDKTKLTAKELLEKLADGDLMKVVSCMEHAVAAVHPRTRYSPGWDAKFFWLPLSYMPTFISDALLLKKAVQPKASIL; translated from the exons ATGTACCTGTACATTGCCGGCCTCGTAGTCTTGTTCTACGTCTATCGGTGGTTCAGAGAACTGGGCAGAGTCTCCAATAAATCAGAGAAGTTTGTGTACATCACAGGCTGCGACACCGGTTTCGGGAATCTCTTGGCCAGACATCTGGACACGAAGGGTTTTAGAGTCATCGCTGGCTGCTACTCAGAGAAAGGAGAGGACGAGCTGAAGAAGATCTGCTCTGACAGACTCACGACGCTGCATCTGGATGTGACTGACAATGAGAATGTTAAAAAAGCTGCAGAGACTATTAAAAGCCTGGTGGGACAGAAGG GTCTGTGGGCCGTGGTGAACAACGCCGGGATCGCCTTCCCCACGGCACCCAATGACTGGCTGGAGATTGAGGATTTCACACCCATGATTAATGTCAATCTGATCGGGGTCATCGCCGTTACTCTGAGTGTTTTACCACTCATTAAGAAAGCCAAGGGTCGAGTGGTGAACGTGGCCAGCGTTTTCGGCAGGATCAGTACTCTTGGAGGAGCTTACTGCATTACAAAGTATGGAGTCGAGGCTTTTAATGATGCTCTCAG GAGGCAAATGGCACCGTTTGGAGTGAAGGTTTTGTGCATTGAGCCTGGATTCTTCAAGACCATCGTCACTGACTTCAATATCGTGGAGAGTACTTTGCACAGATTATGGAATAAACTGCCTCAGGAGGTCAAGGATGAGTACGGCAGCGACTACGTTGACAAGA CAAAGCTGACGGCCAAGGAATTGTTGGAGAAGCTGGCGGACGGGGATCTGATGAAGGTGGTGAGCTGTATGGAGCATGCAGTGGCTGCTGTTCATCCTCGGACACGATATTCTCCGGGCTGGGATGCCAAGTTCTTCTGGCTGCCTCTGTCCTACATGCCAACCTTCATCTCAGATGCTTTACTCCTGAAAAAGGCTGTTCAACCAAAAGCTTCTATTCTGTGA